A stretch of Aythya fuligula isolate bAytFul2 chromosome 1, bAytFul2.pri, whole genome shotgun sequence DNA encodes these proteins:
- the HTR1F gene encoding 5-hydroxytryptamine receptor 1F translates to MDLINSTEQNSTSAELFKWVTSKILISITLSVLALMTTAINSLVMTAIIVTRKLHHPANYLICSLAVTDFLVAVLVMPFSIVYIVKETWIMGQVVCDIWLSVDITCCTCSILHLSAIALDRYRAITDAVEYARKRTPKHAGIMIAVVWIISIFISMPPLFWRHQTTSKDDECIIKHDHIVFTIYSTFGAFYIPLALILILYYKIYKAAKTFHRRSVSRIVREEVNGQVLLDAGERSTKLASMPSTTEKTSDPLVDCDKINITVRSPRSESKHEKSWKKQRISSTRERKAATTLGLILGAFVICWLPFFVKEVVVNTCERCHISEDMSNFLAWLGYINSLINPLIYTIFNEDFKKAFQKLVQCRQYF, encoded by the coding sequence ATGGATTTAATAAActcaacagaacaaaacagtaCGTCAGCAGAACTATTCAAATGGGTGACATCCAAGATTCTCATTTCCATTACCTTGTCTGTACTTGCACTAATGACAACAGCCATCAATTCTCTTGTGATGACTGCAATAATTGTGACAAGAAAGCTCCACCACCCCGCCAACTATTTAATCTGCTCTCTTGCAGTGACTGATTTCCTTGTGGCAGTCCTAGTGATGCCCTTCAGCATTGTCTACATTGTAAAGGAGACATGGATCATGGGGCAAGTGGTGTGTGACATTTGGCTGAGCGTGGACATTACATGTTGCACATGTTCCATCTTGCATCTGTCTGCAATTGCTTTGGATCGGTACAGAGCAATCACAGATGCTGTAGAATATGCACGGAAAAGGACACCAAAGCATGCAGGTATCATGATTGCAGTGGTATGGATAATATCCATTTTTATCTCCATGCCGCCTTTGTTTTGGCGGCACCAAACAACCAGCAAGGATGATGAATGCATCATCAAACATGACCACATTGTTTTCACCATTTACTCTACGTTTGGCGCCTTCTATATCCCATTGGCCTTGATTCTGATCCTTTATTACAAGATATACAAGGCAGCAAAGACATTTCACAGAAGAAGCGTCAGCAGGATCGTCAGGGAGGAGGTAAATGGACAAGTCCTTTTGGACGCAGGTGAAAGAAGCACCAAATTGGCTTCAATGCCCAGCACAACAGAAAAGACATCAGATCCACTGGTGGACTGTGATAAAATCAATATCACTGTACGAAGCCCCAGGTCTGAATCTAAGCATGAGAAGTcctggaaaaaacagagaatcTCTAGCACAAGAGAGCGAAAGGCAGCAACTACTCTGGGTCTGATCCTGGGGGCGTTTGTGATCTGCtggcttcctttttttgtaaaagaagtAGTTGTTAATACCTGTGAAAGATGTCACATCTCAGAAGACATGTCTAATTTCCTAGCATGGCTGGGATATATCAATTCCCTTATTAATCCTCTAATCTACACAATCTTTAATGAAGATTTCAAGAAAGCATTCCAGAAGCTTGTGCAGTGTAGGCAATATTTCTAA